The following are encoded together in the Glycine max cultivar Williams 82 chromosome 8, Glycine_max_v4.0, whole genome shotgun sequence genome:
- the LOC100784124 gene encoding high affinity sulfate transporter 2: MSQHVSDEVVAKDMGEIRSGPSSRRHGDTLPHIHKVGTPPKQTLFQEIKHSVVDTFFPDKPFEQFKDQTGGRKFLLGLQSLFPLFEWGRDYNLKKFRGDFISGLTIASLCIPQDIAYAKLANLEPQYALYTSFVCPLVYAFMGSSRDIAIGPVAVVSLLLGTMLTDEISDFKSHEYLRLAFTATFFAGVTQMALGVLRLGFLIDFLSHAAIVGFMAGAAITIALQQLKGFLGIKAFTKKTDIVSVLRSVFNEAHHGWNWETIVIGVAFLVFLLITKYIAKKNKKLFWVAAISPMISVIVSTFFVYITRADKKGVAIVRHVKKGVNPSSASEIFFSGKYLGPGIRVGVVAGMVALTEAVAIGRTFAAMKDYSLDGNKEMMAMGTMNIIGSLTSCYVATGSFSRSAVNYMAGCKTAVSNIVMSIVVLLTLLLITPLFKYTPNAVLASIIIAAVLGLVNIEAVILLWKIDKFDFVACMGAFFGVIFISVEIGLLIAVAISFAKILLQVTRPRTAVLGKLPGTTVYRNILQYPKATQINGMLIIRVDSAIYFSNSNYIKERILRWLADEAAQRTNGSSRIEYAIVEMSPVTDIDTSGIHAFEELYKTLQKRKIQLILANPGPIVMEKLHASKLADLIGEDKIFLTVADAVSTFGPKGEAVV, encoded by the exons ATGAGTCAGCATGTTAGTGACGAGGTTGTGGCAAAGGACATGGGGGAAATAAGAAGTGGGCCTTCTTCACGTAGGCATGGAGATACTTTGCCACATATTCACAAGGTGGGAACTCCTCCAAAGCAGACACTTTTCCAAGAGATCAAACATTCTGTGGTAGACACTTTCTTCCCAGACAAACCCTTTGAACAATTTAAGGACCAAACCGGCGGTAGAAAGTTTCTCTTAGGCCTGCAATCTCTCTTCCCCCTTTTTGAATGGGGAAGAGATTACAATCTTAAAAAATTCAGAGGTGATTTCATTTCTGGACTCACCATTGCAAGTCTATGTATCCCTCAG GACATTGCATACGCAAAGCTTGCAAATTTGGAACCCCAATATGCACTAT ACACCAGCTTTGTGTGTCCTCTTGTGTATGCTTTCATGGGAAGCTCAAGAGATATTGCCATCGGGCCCGTAGCTGTGGTGTCCCTCTTGCTTGGGACTATGCTAACCGATGAGATCAGTGACTTCAAAAGTCATGAATACCTGCGTCTTGCATTTACTGCTACCTTCTTCGCAGGAGTCACTCAAATGGCACTTGGTGTTCTCAG GCTTGGTTTCTTGATTGACTTTTTGTCTCATGCTGCCATTGTGGGATTCATGGCTGGAGCTGCGATTACTATTGCACTGCAACAGCTTAAGGGTTTTCTTGGCATAAAAGCGTTCACCAAGAAAACTGATATTGTTTCTGTCCTGCGCTCGGTTTTCAATGAAGCACACCACGGG TGGAATTGGGAAACAATAGTCATTGGAGTAGCATTCTTGGTTTTCCTTCTTATAACCAAGTATATT gctaaaaagaataagaaactcTTTTGGGTGGCTGCAATTTCTCCTATGATCTCTGTTATAGTGTCTACCTTTTTTGTCTACATTACCAGGGCAGACAAGAAAGGCGTGGCAATT GTGAGACATGTTAAGAAGGGTGTGAATCCATCATCTGCTAGTGAGATTTTTTTCAGTGGAAAATATCTAGGCCCTGGTATTCGGGTTGGTGTGGTAGCTGGTATGGTAGCACTCACG GAAGCTGTAGCAATTGGGAGAACATTTGCTGCCATGAAAGACTATTCACTGGATGGTAACAAAGAAATGATGGCAATGGGAACAATGAACATTATTGGTTCACTAACATCTTGTTATGTGGCTACAG GATCTTTTTCTCGCTCAGCAGTGAACTACATGGCTGGTTGTAAAACTGCTGTATCAAACATAGTTATGTCCATTGTTGTGTTATTAACACTGCTACTCATTACTCCACTCTTTAAGTACACTCCAAATGCGGTTCTTGCATCTATTATAATAGCAGCGGTGCTTGGCCTTGTGAACATTGAAGCAGTTATTCTGCTGTGGAAGATTGACAAATTCGATTTTGTTGCTTGCATGGGAGCCTTCTTTGGCGTGATCTTCATAAGTGTTGAGATTGGCCTTCTAATCGCG GTGGCTATATCTTTTGCCAAAATCCTCTTACAAGTGACAAGGCCAAGAACTGCAGTACTAGGAAAACTTCCAGGGACTACTGTTTATAGGAACATCCTGCAATACCCCAAAGCAACCCAAATTAATGGCATGCTGATTATAAGGGTTGACTCTGCAATCtacttctcaaactccaactaTATCAAGGAGAG AATTTTGAGATGGCTGGCCGATGAAGCCGCCCAAAGGACAAATGGATCGTCAAGAATAGAGTATGCCATTGTTGAAATGTCAC CTGTTACTGATATTGACACTAGTGGCATCCATGCTTTTGAAGAGTTATACAAGACCcttcagaaaagaaaaatacag CTTATCTTGGCAAACCCCGGGCCAATTGTAATGGAGAAGCTCCACGCATCAAAGTTAGCAGACTTAATTGGggaagataaaatatttctaacagTGGCTGATGCAGTTTCTACTTTTGGTCCAAAGGGTGAAGCAGTAGtatga